One region of Salvia miltiorrhiza cultivar Shanhuang (shh) chromosome 3, IMPLAD_Smil_shh, whole genome shotgun sequence genomic DNA includes:
- the LOC131017910 gene encoding putative dynamin-related protein 4A, with the protein MQEGIQLPIIVVVGDQSSGKSSVLESLAGIRLPRGDGIGTRVPLIMRLKNHPSPEPQLSLEFNGRTVQTDEANVVDEIMYTTQEIAGKGKGISNTPLTLVI; encoded by the coding sequence ATGCAGGAAGGCATCCAGCTCCCCATCATCGTCGTCGTCGGCGACCAGTCCTCCGGCAAATCCAGCGTCCTCGAATCCCTTGCCGGCATCCGCCTCCCCCGCGGTGACGGCATCGGCACCAGAGTCCCTCTCATCATGAGGCTCAAGAATCACCCGAGCCCCGAGCCTCAGCTCTCCCTCGAATTCAATGGCAGAACCGTTCAAACCGACGAAGCCAACGTCGTCGACGAGATCATGTACACCACTCAGGAAATCGCCGGCAAAGGGAAGGGGATCTCCAACACCCCCTTAACTCTCGTCATCTAG